A window from Sinanaerobacter sp. ZZT-01 encodes these proteins:
- a CDS encoding Rrf2 family transcriptional regulator, with the protein MLITKETDYAMRMLRALADGNRITATELARGEQIPQQFAYKILKKLQKGGLIHILRGADGGCILAAELKQVSLLQLIHIMEGDHSVSSCMKPGYQCLWCKAHNETVCRAHIHLTSIQKKLDEQLEAYSLEKILFGD; encoded by the coding sequence TTGTTGATCACGAAGGAAACAGATTATGCGATGCGGATGCTGCGAGCATTGGCAGATGGAAACCGCATTACTGCGACAGAGTTGGCCAGAGGAGAACAAATTCCTCAACAATTTGCTTATAAAATTTTAAAGAAGCTTCAAAAGGGCGGCCTTATTCATATTTTGCGAGGAGCAGACGGCGGGTGCATTTTAGCAGCTGAATTAAAACAGGTATCACTGCTACAGTTGATTCATATTATGGAAGGGGATCACTCAGTAAGCTCATGCATGAAGCCGGGATACCAGTGCCTATGGTGTAAAGCTCATAATGAAACAGTTTGCCGTGCCCATATTCACCTAACCTCCATCCAGAAGAAGTTGGATGAACAGCTTGAGGCATACAGCCTTGAGAAAATTTTATTTGGCGATTAG
- a CDS encoding SMI1/KNR4 family protein — protein sequence MSILKDLSSSYRINSYGPASLENDIKELINFSQIEIPEDYLDLIREKTEIEINVGKEKYIRIWGANGCIEMNESYEIQENIPSSLAIADDEGGNALLYLNGNHGFGLYLIAFNNLDADELQFVSDSLSDLLSKEIGRNILKNC from the coding sequence ATGAGTATATTAAAGGATTTAAGCAGTAGTTATAGAATTAATTCCTATGGGCCGGCTTCACTTGAAAATGATATAAAAGAATTAATAAATTTTTCTCAAATAGAGATTCCAGAAGATTATTTAGATTTAATAAGAGAAAAAACAGAAATTGAAATTAATGTAGGTAAAGAAAAGTATATTAGGATATGGGGGGCAAATGGTTGTATAGAAATGAATGAATCCTATGAGATTCAAGAAAACATTCCTTCCTCTTTAGCAATAGCAGATGATGAGGGAGGAAATGCATTATTATATTTAAATGGAAACCATGGCTTTGGATTATATCTTATAGCATTTAATAATTTAGATGCGGATGAATTGCAATTTGTGTCTGATTCTTTAAGTGATTTGTTGTCAAAAGAAATCGGAAGAAATATATTAAAAAATTGTTAG
- a CDS encoding SUKH-3 domain-containing protein produces the protein MNDITLKRLEESGWFLERKINIKEIKKLYEQRGLVLVDIVQRFLENYGMLEFKFPKKGSPFNTIEMVNFDPFSALGDNNRKEFFNKILEEFSEVAEIKEDEFYPIGEIARGNMILLMTNEGKFFSYTDGCLVKNGENISEMLDCVVGEICLPYFYD, from the coding sequence ATGAATGATATTACATTAAAGCGGCTAGAAGAGTCTGGATGGTTTTTAGAAAGAAAAATTAATATTAAAGAAATTAAAAAATTATATGAACAGAGGGGATTAGTATTGGTTGATATTGTACAGAGATTTCTGGAGAATTATGGAATGTTAGAGTTCAAATTCCCTAAAAAAGGGTCTCCTTTTAATACAATAGAAATGGTAAATTTTGACCCTTTTTCTGCGCTGGGTGATAATAATAGAAAAGAGTTTTTTAATAAAATTTTAGAAGAATTTTCTGAAGTGGCAGAAATAAAAGAAGATGAGTTCTATCCAATTGGCGAAATTGCTAGAGGTAATATGATTTTATTAATGACGAATGAAGGAAAATTTTTCAGCTATACTGATGGATGTTTAGTAAAGAATGGAGAAAATATTAGTGAAATGCTAGACTGTGTAGTCGGAGAAATATGCCTTCCATATTTTTATGATTAA